In the Drosophila virilis strain 15010-1051.87 chromosome 4, Dvir_AGI_RSII-ME, whole genome shotgun sequence genome, tgtaaattgcCGGCACATTGAGGTCATGCGCTCCAGTGTGGCGTGATAAGGCAAACAACTCCTCCTCCCCTCCTTCTCATGCACCCTAAAATAAACTACACGGAGGAGGGAGTCGCATCTCCTGCCTGGTCTCCCCAATAATAAATGTCTTTCCCCCTGGTTGTCATTTACAGATCTGTCTCGAAATAGATTCTGTGAGCTGCCCGAGGAGATCACAACGTTTGCGTTTCTGGAGACGCTGATGCTCTACCACAATGCGATACGCAGCATACCGGAATCCGTGAAACAGCTCTCCTCGCTGACGTATCTGGATCTGCGCAGCAATCAGCTGGGCTCACTGCCGCGTGAGATCTGCTTCCTGCCGCTGCAAGTGCTCCTGGTCTCCCACAATCGGCTGGCCGCGTTGCCCGACGAGCTGGGCCGCTTGGATCAGACGCTGACCGATCTGGATGCCTCCTACAATCAGCTGGCCGCGCTGCCCGTTCGTCTCGGCGAGCTGCGCACCCTGCGCTCCCTTTCGCTGCGCAGCAACCAGTTGCTGTATCTGCCGCGCGAGGTCACCTGCCTGAGCCTCGTCTCGCTAGACGTGAGCAACAATCGTATCGCCAGCCTGCCCCAGGAGATACGACACATGAGCACATTGGTGGAACTGCAGCTGGAGAATAATCCACTCACCTCGCCGCCGGCAAGCGTAAGTGCACAAGAGAATTACTGTCTATATGTTAACTATATGAACTGATTAGATAGGATATCAATtccatatttgtttatatttcaaCTCAGCTGCCCCTGCTATTGTCACAATCACAACTTTTAAGTAATATTAATGGtctatatatagttatatatagaATTGAAATCTACCCTTCTTGTTCTGCACTTTTAttcaaaacatttattaaGTGCAGCGAATAAAGAACTAAATTTTGGAATCAGAAATTTCAAAGGCTTCCTAATTTCCCCAGTTGCGGGTGCAATTCGCCAAACAAATCTTTGTATATTTTACCGAGTTAAAGTGTAAAACATGTCTCAagtgatttttcatataaatctTTGGAAATGACTTTGACCGCGAAACATCACCCGAAAAATCTCTGACCCCGATTTCCAGCAAGGAGAAAATACtcctcaaattaatttgaaaaaaaaaaaaataaataaaggtaaacaaaaaagttgaatACAAATGTTTTTCGCAATTTTACCACACTTGCGGGTGAGATTTTCCGATTACGATTACCTTCATCACCTAAGGCAACCACAGTGCAAAATTTCAGCCTTCTAGTTCTTACGGCTTGGGCTGTGTGTTGGACACCAATTAGTCAGtgagtcagtcaggacaaataGTTTTATGTATAAAGATAAGACTGTGTACATACCATAATTCATGTTCTTTGGTGTACTTTCAGCTCTGTATGCGCGGCCTGGTGCACGTGTTCAAGTTTCTGGAGACGCAGGCGACCAAGGAGGAGAAGGGTGCTCGAGCAGGCGGCAATTATGATGGGTACACGACGCTGCGACGTGCACCGCGTCACAATTCCAGCGGCAACATGTTGGAAACGACGACCAGCCAACGGCATGCCGGACGCCATCAGATCGACTCCGGCTACAGCACCAGCGATGGGCTGGACAAGCGCTGGTCCCACGATGCGCCCGGCAAGTCCAAGACGGACTCGCCGCTACACTGTGCGACGCTGCCGCGCACGCTGCCCTCTGCGGGCAGCGGTCAGccacagtcgcagcagcagcagctaagcgCGGATCTGATGGATGCATCGCTTACCTCCAGCACCAGCACGATTGTGGACGAGAGTCTGACGCTGAGTGCGGGCGTTTCGCCCATGGCCTCGCCCTGCAAGCGATCCACTTCGTCCGCTACGGAGCACATCAGCTATGTGCACTCGAACAGCTCCAGCAATGGCTCGTCGCCGGACCAGGACGATGATCTGATGCTGGACCATCAGGAGCGCAGCGTAAACGGCAGCAATGGCAAGCTGAACAAAAGTCTCAGCAACATACAGACCTACAAGTGAGCCACAGATTCCAGAGTATCCAAGAGTGTCAACCATTTAATCCATATTTGTCTAACTTCGGCAGGGAGTACAAGGACGCGCTGAAGCAACAGCGCAATCAGGAGATTAGCAGCGTCTACAAGCAGAGGCATCCCAATGCCAATTCCAGTCCCAACGAGGAGGAGCTGCCGCGCCTATCCAACGGCCAATCGGCCACGGCCACCGCCACGCTGCCAAAGTCCATCATGAAACAGCCCAGCAGCAACGGCCACAACGGCAACGGGAATGGCATTGACGATGTTGTGATACCAAAGAAACCCATACAGAAGGTGATTCCATCACGCAACACAGAGCTGATGTCATCGCTGGCATTGAAGTCGTCGCCCCCAACCTCATCCATAGACCCAAATGAGGCCAATTGTGCGGGCTATGTGAAGCCCCACAGTCCCATGAAGAATGGCCTTGGAGTGctcaccaacagcaacagcaacagtaacaacaacggCTGCACCGCCAAATTTAGCACTTCCAATGGTGGTGCCACCGGCAGCTCCACCGGGCTGGTTAAGTCGCCCGTGAGCGCCACTAGCAAACTGGGCAATGTGAAGACGCATCGCAGTGTTACTTGGAATCATGATATACCTGCCGAGAAGCTGAGCTTCACCATGCGACGCGAGTTCGATCGTCAGCGCGAGGAGACGGAGCTCATGTCCCAGCTGCGTAGCGTGAGTGCTGGATTTGGTTTGAATGAATCTTTGctcagctgtttatttttgtttgcagaTCATTGAAACACGCCTGAAGATGACGCTCCCTGAGGATATCGCATCGGCACTCACAGACGGCGTCATACTCTGCCATTTGGCCAACTATGTGCGTCCGCGGTCTGTGGCCAGCATCCATGTGCCGTCGCCCGGTGTGGTGAGTGTTGCGGCTGAACTCCAGTAGAAACAAAGGCAATGTGGTACACAGCACAGAGATCTCTTAAGAAATCAATCCTTAGGATTAGCTATTTTGTATTAGGCTATAGATATTCCGTTTATATTTCCAGCTGTATTCCGTTTGCCAGCGCGGCATATTTTCAATCGAAAACTGTCTGTTAATTTTTTGAGAAAGTATAAAGTTATATAAGATGAAGTTTGGTTCATTGCAAAGATAATTAGAAGTAGGTcaagtaatttatttaatactgGTTACGGCGACATTACcctgttttaattattttattcgcTGGCTCGTGTTTTGggtttattaatataaaatagggaaacaatttaatttaatatttttcttccaatatatttcaattaattattttacacgtctttTTAAACTGAAATATATTGGATGaagaatattatattaattttgttatatgtattttattttaatagagCCGAACCTCGAGTCAgccaataaaataatttatttatttaaggtACAAAAAGTGCTTAGATTAAAAATGAGGTTCAGTTCATTGTTGAGAGAATTGGCAATACGGCTGCAAATCAGTTTAGTTTGCAACTTcaagaaagaaaataatagaaaatctaaatctaATTGGTTAACTAAAGATCAGAATCTGTAGCTTCTCACGTGCCacattgttttgtttaaccCGCCAAAtggaaatatgtaaataatgagatatataaataatgtgACTTTTTTCTGCAGAACAAATTGTCAATGGCGCGCTGTCGACGCAATGTGGACAACTTCTTGGAGGCCTGTCGTCGCATTGGCGTGGATGAGGTGCGTATTGCAACCCATTTTTTACAGTCCTATTTCTAAGTTAGACAACAGTTGATAACTAGCTTAATTGTCGGTTGTGGGGCAAGTAAAATGCTTAATGCGCTTAACGCTTTGCCGCTTTGTAGTCAGAGACAGTCTTTTGTCAAAATACCTACCCTCACACCTACCCCCTAcccacctacacacacacacacgcacaccataCACATACTTTTGAAATATGATGCATAAAATCTGTTATTGGTGTTGGTTGCAGGAGTTGATTTGCTCCTGTGCAGATGTTGTGCCACAGCAACAAAGCGAACATCCACGCGCGGATGACGACTATGACGCTGATGTGTATGTCGCTGATaaagacaacagcaacagttgcagcggcagcagcagcagcagcagcaacaacaataacattgaTACAAATGCTGGCCGCAAGCGCTGGCAAGTGCCAAACGCAGTCGCCCTGCTGCGCACTGTGGCCGCTTTGATTGCCCTGGATGCGAATCCACATCATCAGCATATGCGCTACCTGCAACAGCAGGAAGAGTTGCAGctgaagctgcagcagctgcaacagcatcaAGAGCAATTAACTGCACATAACTCCTGCACCAAACAGCCAGTACAGatgttgcagcaacaaaaacaacaacaacagcagctagaTAATGTATTATATGAGAATTGTGAGTTTGGGAATGGCAAGGAAGCGCATATGTCTGAtgatgcaacagcaacatgcaTGCTCTACGagccactgcagcagcagcagcagcagcagcagcaactgggtGCAATGGGTCAGCTGCTGCGCACGGCCAAGCTGAAGACCTACGAGAAGATCAAGCACAATCTGTTGAGCGCACACGGCCAGCACAGTTTTcaattgaacaacaacaatcgcacGCTGCAAACGATAATCGAAAGCGAACACGATGTAGCCGCCGCTGGACCGGCTGGTCACTATCATCTAATCGAcgagaagcaacagcagcagctacggGAGCAGCAGAAGGAGGAGAAGGAAAAGGAACAACCGACAGTTAAGCCGCTCGCCAAGCGAATTGAGTTCTTCGAGCAGCAGCCCAAACTGGAGGTCTTTAGCATCTATCGCATAGAtgagccgcagctgcagcaggcgcCGCACAAGCTGGAGCAGCTGAAGCAACACGAAGCTGGCCCTTTGTTGCTCAAGCACGACTCCCACACGCTGACGATCATCCTGTCGTGCGTGTTCATAGCCACATTCCTGTGGCTGGTCTTCTTTCCGTTGCCCGGTTAGCAATGGCACGTCCCCTCCCTGCAGCTTCTACCGCCTTTACGTATTGCCAATAGTTTTAAGATGGAGCTCACGCAGCTTTCATGGCGCTTGTactaatttatttgaattattgaGGCTGCTTTTACGTTTAGTGCTACCAAGTATTATGCTAAAATCTAGATGTAAAACCCTAAAAACCCAAAGACTTTGTAGTGCAACACATATTGAGGGTATTCCCCCAAATTGTATTTGCTCTCATGTGAGATTTATACACACATTCTTGACTatataccacacacacacacttatgtaCAATTCATCGCaaataacattttcattttatattttgaaaaaaacaacatagcATAAAATAGCTATACCTATTCCTAATGCAACGAAAAAAACACTTGAATTGCGTTCCGATTGTTAGTTGAACTAAGTAGAAAGTAGATACAAGATATAAGGACAAAATGACCAGTTACCAGTGCTGTAAAGGACACGATTAGCAGTTACCAGTGCTGTAAAGGACAATGAAAGGTTTAGATTTACATATGGGTTGTTGTTATTGACCAATGGGTCGGCTGGGACTAACAAGTAGGCGATGCAGGGACACAAAATAGTTATAGAAAATAGCGCGAAATAGTTATAAATTATATCTAAAAACTCCAAAAGAGATCAACAaactatatatactatatactcgAGCGCACAACACTTGAACAATCAATTTTCAACGCACACAGTTCtcatcaaaaaaaatatatgacaaAAATAGTGCCTTTGACTGTACAGTTTAGACAGTCTGAATCAgctatatatctttatatatatagtacacATCTTCAAGCAATATTTCTCGATTTCGTTGCCAAGACTTTCGAACAATTGAAaacataatttgtattttatgtgTGCAACTTACTGAGCGCTTTTTCTTCCAATGACtataattgtattatttatataactataaatttgaaaaaaaaaactatatattccATTCctaactatatcatataatttaatttaaatttatatatgcttatataaTGCAAATAAGTACTTAACGAATTCTCGATGAAAAGCTAATCAAATttctaaaagaaaaacacaactGGAAAACTTACATAGTTATGTATAATTGATCCAAGTACTTAAAAAAAAGATAACTTGTATacacatattaaaatattttgtctaACAAAAAAGAGAAACATATAAACATTCAGGCTGCTATAAGAAATGCATaagaatataaatttaattatagtcattaatttttataaacgaCCTTTGACAAAGACAAGCTATTTATGCTCTATATATACtaagaaaattatgaaaaacaatcaaaaatataaaaaaatgatatatttatgAGTCGCCGTAACATTTAAAGCCAAACCAACAAGCATTTATTATAGAAAGTTGCACAGTGGAGCAAAACTTCCAATATTTTGAGTCATTTATTCttgaaaccaaacaaaaactaatGCATTTATTGTAAGCATTTAGGAGAACTATGCGAAAATGATccaagaaatatatataataatacatCCATATAAACAATAAGCATTTGAAAACTAGTTTTTATTGCCACAGTTTGATGGCGACTGTTGCGTAGCCGAGACACGCACCCAGTGTCACAGTGACCTTCAAACTTTGGCGCAAGAGCAAAGCAGAATTGAATTGTAAAGCTTATATTCTATCGCTGATATTTGTTTGTACGTTTTACTCTATTAAATTAATCTTGTTAACTTATTTTCACACAGAATCTAATTTGCTGCGCTGCCGATGTGCTCGAGGGCAAAGGTGCCGTCCAGGTGTCCATCACGGTGGGTGAACTCTTCCGGCTGCATGGCAGCGGCCTGGTCTGtggcggcagtggcagcagcagcggcgcagccacgcccacaaaatCACCGACCAGAACAACACGTGCCACATTGTCGCCCACGCCCCTAGTCTAGTGgtaggaggaggaggaggaggagttTCTTTTGATGCTGAGACACGTGCAGCAAATGGATAATACTTTTGGAGCAACTATTTGATGAACACACGCGGGTTTCCTGACAGAATTTGAAAGTTGGCCgcctttttgttgtatttgtagCCAAGTTAGTTTAGATATGATGCGTGCACATTATGTCAAATGCTTtgttagtttatttatttatgtaaatacacacaacataaacaaaacacgCAATGAAACCAAAAAGCACactcatacatacacacacacacacacacacacataccaacGAATTTGAGTTAGTCACAAAGaaaagtatttattaaatttgtcaTTTGAATTCTGCATACACACAGTTGTATATTATTAGTTTGTAAACTGGCAAAAGGTTTACCCATATGTATTCCAAactgtttgccatttgtttcTGTTATATATCTATTGCTGTTTGGCCAAAATTTGAATAGCGTACTAAATGAATACTGTTTTAAGTATGAATCAATCagtctatatatacatacataaattacatgcatacatataaataatttgtcatatatctaaatatatgcatatatgacttattttataatattatgaTTATGTAGCTTAGTTCTAACGATAGCTGTGCTCACTTTTCTACACTTTATACGAAGCGAATTATGCACTAAACTGTAAGTCTTCgaatatatcaaataaaatggaaattgtCATACGTATGCTTCCCGATGCTCTGCTGTTTGCCAAAGGCTTCAAGATGTGCGCACACATGTGCCCCAAGCTAGAAGCCCTCCCTGCAATAACAAACTCGTGCAGTCGCAATTTGCCAAGCACTTTTTTCGTTGTTACCAAAAGCTAACATTTTCTTTGCTGACTCTTGCCGgggattttcatttttcgcaTTTTACGACAGGCCTACGACATTTGCCCGCCCGCCAAATTGCAACACGTTGCCAGCTGCGGATcgagaatataaaaaaaaaaacacaactttGCTTCCACATAGTttgaaaatttgcataatgcgCAAAGCAAGCAATTGATGAAGGTTATTCTTACTAAGCGGAAAACATAGCAAATACATAATtggaaattaaagaaaatgtttaactTGTGTGTTAAGAAATTTTCGACTTTTTCGATTATCAGCCTAACTACTTCGagagtaaataaaataaagttgttgtatggaaaacttttatgtttttctagatatcttgacctaacttggcatttataagtttcacCATGTTTCCTACACTTatgcataattttatttacatcgAACTAATAtgttatatagctgccataggaggattaagtctaaaattaagttgcatgaaaacgttttgtttttaagatatcttaaccatacCCGACATCAGCTATGTTCCCTGTGCTTTTTAGCATTATGAGcgttttgaaaatatttcgtACGATTTTTAAAGTCTACCAATTCGAGCGCTTTGAATGATTCTAAATTAACTGCCTGGTGGCCACAATTCAAATCGAAGCAATTTGGCAAAACTTTTATTccctgcttttgctgctgctttcacTGTGTTCatagaaaattgaaattgaaagtgATTCGTAATAATCGAAATCAAACACTCGCAAAAGTCATTCAAATAAGAATGCACTGCCCAAAGTCCAACTGATTGCGTCAGGTGCCAGTCGATAGTCGGTGGGGTTGAAGGGAGAGCTTAAAGACGCACGAAACCTTCATAAAATAgttgcaaaaaatattttccaatGAAAACAATGCATTCcaattttttctcttttttttttttgtacaaaaaaCACAGTTTGAGTGGCAAAGGCAAAACGAAAAGCAACCAATTTGATATTCgcattgaatttgaattaataGGATTAGAGGAATGGCTGTTGATGGCTGCTCGATGACTTTGGCAACTAAATTAAAGTGCTTTTTACCATAAAATTAAACGCAAATAATGATTTACCAAGAgtaagtgtttgtgtgtgcgtgtgtgtatgtgtgtgggccaTGCCAAAGAAGCGGTTGGCTCTTTTTTGAAATAGGAGCATCTGATTAGTCTGATGTGGCAGCTAAAAAATATTGCGGCATATACAGCAGCATTTTAATTATCGCAATTCCCCAGGGCGTAGTTCAACTAATTGCCCTTACCTCGACCCCACCCCTCTCCCCCTAGACACAGTCAACCAGGTCCGACACGCGCTACAATTAAACTATGCCCGAGCAAAGGACCAAAAGACAAAGCACCCCAAGTAAGAACACTTAATTTAGGTTTGCTGTACGTAAAGATACCCTATGGTTTCAACTTATAAGTTGGCTGTGCTGAACCTAAAGATACTCTCTACATAGTTTCAACTTATAGCAGCTTCTTAATGCTTAGTACCTAACTTCCGTTTGGGGAACCTAAAGATACCGACTAAATAGTTTAGAATCAGACAAGTCTTGATAAATTCTGCTATCGAGGTGtcaaaaatatacttatatgattaataaaaaatttaataataaattacctAACCTCCTCGAAAATAGCTCATTTATCCAGTTATTTACTTCTACAGTGCATTATACTCTCTTTTATTACTTTAATGGCTACAGGGCATAAAAACCACACACAGGCTTATCGGGCAGGCAATGCCAGAAGCTGTTGTCTTTTCAGCAGGGGGTGGGGAGAAGTGGTTGCCCCTTATAACAAGGCAAGTGCAATTTGTGGCCAAGAAAAAAAGGGGGGCGGGGCATGTTCGCCCATCAGCTGACAGAAATTACGCATTCCGTGCGAAATGTATGTACGAGAtaatcattttaataaatttcagtGTGACAAATGAGTTGGTTACTCGGATTGGCCGCTTTGCCTGACGCTTCTTGCCATTTGGCCCATTCGGCTTGTTGGCCTGAATTATTAATaagccattgccattgcctgTGGCGGGGCCAACTACACGAACTGTCTAATTGATGACTGCCTCAAAGTACCTAGTTTAGGTACTAAGTCGCAATTGGGCGTAGTTTATGTGTCACCAGCGTTTAGTTTATAGGGCGTAGCTCTATTATGGCGTGTTTCGGGTGACTAATGCCAAATGGAATGTGGCAGATATATTGGCTAAAGTTTGTCACCTGTCTGCGGTTAGTTAATTAAAACAGAACACTTACGACTTGTTTGATCCAAGTGCATCGCAAAACATGTCTGCTAAGTGAGGTAATTTTTATAGATATTCTTAAGTGTATACACATTTTATAGAATTAATAGAGTTCTGCAAGCACAAGCGGAaggcataaaaataattgtttagaGCAACATTTTTGATCATCTTATTAAATGCAATCCTTTTAATGtagacaaaatatttgcatagagCCGTTTGGGGTAGCTTTTCAAATGTTAttctattcaaaatatatgaaaattttatttaatttggccaaagcCGTTGTGCAAATTCCCTAGCAC is a window encoding:
- the Lrch gene encoding leucine-rich repeat and calponin homology domain-containing protein isoform X1, with translation MAATVYKRLHSASIGGGGVGSSLIASTTSPGTMGGSSPMLGHSQLTRSLERILEEAHLSGELILTNRKLKDFPKTGTKYSLTDTVIADLSRNRFCELPEEITTFAFLETLMLYHNAIRSIPESVKQLSSLTYLDLRSNQLGSLPREICFLPLQVLLVSHNRLAALPDELGRLDQTLTDLDASYNQLAALPVRLGELRTLRSLSLRSNQLLYLPREVTCLSLVSLDVSNNRIASLPQEIRHMSTLVELQLENNPLTSPPASLCMRGLVHVFKFLETQATKEEKGARAGGNYDGYTTLRRAPRHNSSGNMLETTTSQRHAGRHQIDSGYSTSDGLDKRWSHDAPGKSKTDSPLHCATLPRTLPSAGSGQPQSQQQQLSADLMDASLTSSTSTIVDESLTLSAGVSPMASPCKRSTSSATEHISYVHSNSSSNGSSPDQDDDLMLDHQERSVNGSNGKLNKSLSNIQTYKEYKDALKQQRNQEISSVYKQRHPNANSSPNEEELPRLSNGQSATATATLPKSIMKQPSSNGHNGNGNGIDDVVIPKKPIQKVIPSRNTELMSSLALKSSPPTSSIDPNEANCAGYVKPHSPMKNGLGVLTNSNSNSNNNGCTAKFSTSNGGATGSSTGLVKSPVSATSKLGNVKTHRSVTWNHDIPAEKLSFTMRREFDRQREETELMSQLRSIIETRLKMTLPEDIASALTDGVILCHLANYVRPRSVASIHVPSPGVNKLSMARCRRNVDNFLEACRRIGVDEELICSCADVVPQQQSEHPRADDDYDADVYVADKDNSNSCSGSSSSSSNNNNIDTNAGRKRWQVPNAVALLRTVAALIALDANPHHQHMRYLQQQEELQLKLQQLQQHQEQLTAHNSCTKQPVQMLQQQKQQQQQLDNVLYENCEFGNGKEAHMSDDATATCMLYEPLQQQQQQQQQLGAMGQLLRTAKLKTYEKIKHNLLSAHGQHSFQLNNNNRTLQTIIESEHDVAAAGPAGHYHLIDEKQQQQLREQQKEEKEKEQPTVKPLAKRIEFFEQQPKLEVFSIYRIDEPQLQQAPHKLEQLKQHEAGPLLLKHDSHTLTIILSCVFIATFLWLVFFPLPESNLLRCRCARGQRCRPGVHHGG
- the Lrch gene encoding leucine-rich repeat and calponin homology domain-containing protein isoform X4, encoding MAATVYKRLHSASIGGGGVGSSLIASTTSPGTMGGSSPMLGHSQLTRSLERILEEAHLSGELILTNRKLKDFPKTGTKYSLTDTVIADLSRNRFCELPEEITTFAFLETLMLYHNAIRSIPESVKQLSSLTYLDLRSNQLGSLPREICFLPLQVLLVSHNRLAALPDELGRLDQTLTDLDASYNQLAALPVRLGELRTLRSLSLRSNQLLYLPREVTCLSLVSLDVSNNRIASLPQEIRHMSTLVELQLENNPLTSPPASLCMRGLVHVFKFLETQATKEEKGARAGGNYDGYTTLRRAPRHNSSGNMLETTTSQRHAGRHQIDSGYSTSDGLDKRWSHDAPGKSKTDSPLHCATLPRTLPSAGSGQPQSQQQQLSADLMDASLTSSTSTIVDESLTLSAGVSPMASPCKRSTSSATEHISYVHSNSSSNGSSPDQDDDLMLDHQERSVNGSNGKLNKSLSNIQTYKEYKDALKQQRNQEISSVYKQRHPNANSSPNEEELPRLSNGQSATATATLPKSIMKQPSSNGHNGNGNGIDDVVIPKKPIQKVIPSRNTELMSSLALKSSPPTSSIDPNEANCAGYVKPHSPMKNGLGVLTNSNSNSNNNGCTAKFSTSNGGATGSSTGLVKSPVSATSKLGNVKTHRSVTWNHDIPAEKLSFTMRREFDRQREETELMSQLRSIIETRLKMTLPEDIASALTDGVILCHLANYVRPRSVASIHVPSPGVNKLSMARCRRNVDNFLEACRRIGVDEELICSCADVVPQQQSEHPRADDDYDADVYVADKDNSNSCSGSSSSSSNNNNIDTNAGRKRWQVPNAVALLRTVAALIALDANPHHQHMRYLQQQEELQLKLQQLQQHQEQLTAHNSCTKQPVQMLQQQKQQQQQLDNVLYENCEFGNGKEAHMSDDATATCMLYEPLQQQQQQQQQLGAMGQLLRTAKLKTYEKIKHNLLSAHGQHSFQLNNNNRTLQTIIESEHDVAAAGPAGHYHLIDEKQQQQLREQQKEEKEKEQPTVKPLAKRIEFFEQQPKLEVFSIYRIDEPQLQQAPHKLEQLKQHEAGPLLLKHDSHTLTIILSCVFIATFLWLNLICCAADVLEGKGAVQVSITVGELFRLHGSGLVCGGSGSSSGAATPTKSPTRTTRATLSPTPLV
- the Lrch gene encoding leucine-rich repeat and calponin homology domain-containing protein isoform X2 encodes the protein MAATVYKRLHSASIGGGGVGSSLIASTTSPGTMGGSSPMLGHSQLTRSLERILEEAHLSGELILTNRKLKDFPKTGTKYSLTDTVIADLSRNRFCELPEEITTFAFLETLMLYHNAIRSIPESVKQLSSLTYLDLRSNQLGSLPREICFLPLQVLLVSHNRLAALPDELGRLDQTLTDLDASYNQLAALPVRLGELRTLRSLSLRSNQLLYLPREVTCLSLVSLDVSNNRIASLPQEIRHMSTLVELQLENNPLTSPPASLCMRGLVHVFKFLETQATKEEKGARAGGNYDGYTTLRRAPRHNSSGNMLETTTSQRHAGRHQIDSGYSTSDGLDKRWSHDAPGKSKTDSPLHCATLPRTLPSAGSGQPQSQQQQLSADLMDASLTSSTSTIVDESLTLSAGVSPMASPCKRSTSSATEHISYVHSNSSSNGSSPDQDDDLMLDHQERSVNGSNGKLNKSLSNIQTYKEYKDALKQQRNQEISSVYKQRHPNANSSPNEEELPRLSNGQSATATATLPKSIMKQPSSNGHNGNGNGIDDVVIPKKPIQKVIPSRNTELMSSLALKSSPPTSSIDPNEANCAGYVKPHSPMKNGLGVLTNSNSNSNNNGCTAKFSTSNGGATGSSTGLVKSPVSATSKLGNVKTHRSVTWNHDIPAEKLSFTMRREFDRQREETELMSQLRSIIETRLKMTLPEDIASALTDGVILCHLANYVRPRSVASIHVPSPGVNKLSMARCRRNVDNFLEACRRIGVDEELICSCADVVPQQQSEHPRADDDYDADVYVADKDNSNSCSGSSSSSSNNNNIDTNAGRKRWQVPNAVALLRTVAALIALDANPHHQHMRYLQQQEELQLKLQQLQQHQEQLTAHNSCTKQPVQMLQQQKQQQQQLDNVLYENCEFGNGKEAHMSDDATATCMLYEPLQQQQQQQQQLGAMGQLLRTAKLKTYEKIKHNLLSAHGQHSFQLNNNNRTLQTIIESEHDVAAAGPAGHYHLIDEKQQQQLREQQKEEKEKEQPTVKPLAKRIEFFEQQPKLEVFSIYRIDEPQLQQAPHKLEQLKQHEAGPLLLKHDSHTLTIILSCVFIATFLWLVFFPLPG
- the Lrch gene encoding leucine-rich repeat and calponin homology domain-containing protein isoform X3, which gives rise to MAATVYKRLHSASIGGGGVGSSLIASTTSPGTMGGSSPMLGHSQLTRSLERILEEAHLSGELILTNRKLKDFPKTGTKYSLTDTVIADLSRNRFCELPEEITTFAFLETLMLYHNAIRSIPESVKQLSSLTYLDLRSNQLGSLPREICFLPLQVLLVSHNRLAALPDELGRLDQTLTDLDASYNQLAALPVRLGELRTLRSLSLRSNQLLYLPREVTCLSLVSLDVSNNRIASLPQEIRHMSTLVELQLENNPLTSPPASLCMRGLVHVFKFLETQATKEEKGARAGGNYDGYTTLRRAPRHNSSGNMLETTTSQRHAGRHQIDSGYSTSDGLDKRWSHDAPGKSKTDSPLHCATLPRTLPSAGSGQPQSQQQQLSADLMDASLTSSTSTIVDESLTLSAGVSPMASPCKRSTSSATEHISYVHSNSSSNGSSPDQDDDLMLDHQERSVNGSNGKLNKSLSNIQTYKEYKDALKQQRNQEISSVYKQRHPNANSSPNEEELPRLSNGQSATATATLPKSIMKQPSSNGHNGNGNGIDDVVIPKKPIQKVIPSRNTELMSSLALKSSPPTSSIDPNEANCAGYVKPHSPMKNGLGVLTNSNSNSNNNGCTAKFSTSNGGATGSSTGLVKSPVSATSKLGNVKTHRSVTWNHDIPAEKLSFTMRREFDRQREETELMSQLRSIIETRLKMTLPEDIASALTDGVILCHLANYVRPRSVASIHVPSPGVNKLSMARCRRNVDNFLEACRRIGVDENLICCAADVLEGKGAVQVSITVGELFRLHGSGLVCGGSGSSSGAATPTKSPTRTTRATLSPTPLV